One Bombus pyrosoma isolate SC7728 linkage group LG7, ASM1482585v1, whole genome shotgun sequence genomic window carries:
- the LOC122569335 gene encoding probable medium-chain specific acyl-CoA dehydrogenase, mitochondrial: MFSRTIMRSITYQKVMRTFSSTSDYAIGYNFELNNMQREMQELARKFTKEEIIPVAAEYDRSGKYPWDIVKKAWSLGLLNKHIPEHCGGMNVGTFEGCLVGEEFAYGCTGISTALEGSGLGQTPVIAFGTKEQHKKYLGRLIEEPLVAAYCVTEPGAGSDVAAIKTKAEKKGNEWIINGTKMWITNGGVANWYFLLARTNPDPKAPAGKAFTAFIVEREYEGVTPGRKELNMGQRASDTRMITFEDVRVPQENVLGKEGEGFKIAMKTFDSSRPMVAASSVGLAQRALDEALKYAIQRKAFNKLIGEHQAVGFMLADMSIGVETARLAWMKAAWATDRSLPIASKLASIAKCYGGDVANKCATDAVQIFGGAGFNTEYPVEKLMRDAKIYQIYEGTAQIQRLIISRHLLSEATQKNI, encoded by the exons ATGTTTTCACGAACG ATAATGAGAAGTATAACGTATCAAAAGGTAATGAGAACATTTTCATCAACATCTGATTATGCTATAGGATATAACTTTG AACTAAATAATATGCAAAGAGAAATGCAAGAATTGGCTCGCAAATttacaaaagaagaaatcatTCCAGTAGCTGCTGAATATGATAGAAGTGGAAAATATCCATGGGATATTGTGAAGAAAGCATGGAGTTTgggtttattaaataaacatattcCTGAACATTGTG GAGGAATGAACGTTGGTACTTTTGAAGGTTGTTTAGTTGGAGAGGAATTTGCTTATGGCTGTACAGGAATATCAACTGCATTAGAAGGATCAGGATTAGGT cAAACTCCTGTAATTGCATTTGGAACAAAAGAACAACACAAAAAATATCTTGGAAGGCTTATCGAAGAACCACTTGTTGCT gcATATTGTGTTACCGAACCTGGAGCTGGATCAGATGTTGCAGCTATTAAAACAAAGGctgaaaagaaaggaaatgagTGGATCATTAATGGAACAAAAATGTGGATAACAAATGGAGGTGTTGCTAATTG GTATTTTCTATTAGCAAGGACAAATCCTGATCCAAAAGCTCCAGCTGGTAAAGCTTTCACAGCTTTTATCGTAGAACGCGAGTATGAAGGTGTAACACCTGGTCGAAAA GAACTAAACATGGGTCAAAGAGCTTCCGATACTCGAATGATAACATTCGAAGACGTACGTGTTCCACAAGAAAATGTTTTGGGCAAAGAAGGCGAAGGATTTAAGATTGCTATGAAAACTTTTGATAGTAGTAGACCAATG GTTGCAGCCTCATCTGTCGGTCTAGCTCAAAGAGCTCTTGATGAAGCTTTAAAATACGCAATACAACGTAaagcttttaataaattaataggaGAACATCAAGCTGTAGGATTCATGCTCGCAGATATGTCGATCGGTGTTGAGACTGCTAGACTTGCATGGATGAAGGCAGCTTGGGCTACCGATCGTAGTCTTCCAATAGCTTCAAAGCTTGCTAGCATTGCAAAATGTTATGGTGGTGATGTAGCCAACAAATGTGCAACAGATGCCGTtcaa ATTTTCGGTGGTGCTGGATTCAACACCGAATATCCGGTAGAAAAATTAATGCGAGAtgcaaaaatttatcaaatttacgAAGGAACTGCGCAAATCCAGAGACTTATAATCTCGCGTCATCTACTTTCTGAGGCTActcaaaaaaatatataa
- the LOC122569337 gene encoding metallophosphoesterase domain-containing protein 1 — translation MKIDIHPLTNNPTAAWRELSQQQKVIKINTKLPTTEAANDKLRVVCMSDTHSLTPFIKFDIPMGDVFIHAGDFTKCGSLQEVIEFNNWIGNLPHKNKIVIAGNHELSFDPTFTHPFSLQTSGNRQKHTGTSILDNIPTLGMSKDTLAEAIQTANVKEYLTNCTYLEDSETVIHGIKIYGTPWQPEFYKWAFNVPRGEACLSKWEMIPSDTDILVTHTPPVGHGDLCCSGVRAGCVELLSTVQNRVKPKYHVFGHIHEGYGISSDGKIIYVNASTCDLNYLPSNPPVVFDITLPPEHCKS, via the exons ATGAAGATAGATATTCATCCATTAACAAACAATCCTACAGCAGCTTGGCGTGAACTGTCACAGCAGCAAAAagtgattaaaataaataccaaACTTCCAACAACTGAAGCAGCAAATGATAAA cTCCGTGTTGTTTGTATGAGTGATACTCATTCATTAACACCATtcataaaattcgatataccCATGGGAGATGTGTTTATACATGCTGGAGATTTTACAAAATGTGGTAGTTTACAAGAAGtcatagaatttaataattggaTTG GTAATTTGCcacacaaaaataaaattgttatagcTGGTAATCATGAACTTAGCTTTGATCCCACATTTACTCATCCCTTTTCTTTACAAACCAGTGGAAATCGTCAAAAACATACAGGGACCAGTATTCTTGACAATATACCTACATTAGGAATGTCTAAGGATACTCTTGCAGAAGCAATACAGACTGCGAACGTTAAAGAATATTTGACGAATTGCACTTATTTAGAAGATTCAGAAACTGTAATacatggaataaaaatatatggtaCCCCATG GCAACCAGAATTTTATAAGTGGGCATTTAATGTACCTCGTGGAGAAGCATGCCTTTCAAAGTGGGAAATGATACCATCAGACACAGATATTCTTGTAACACACACACCTCCTGTAGGTCATGGGGATTTATGTTGTAGTGGCGTAAGAGCTGGATGTGTTGAGTTACTTTCTACAGTTCAAAATAGAGTTAAACCAAAGTATCATGTTTTTGGTCATATACACGAag GGTATGGCATCTCATCTGATGGGAAAATCATATATGTAAATGCATCAACGTgtgatttaaattatttaccaaGTAATCCACCAGTAGTCTTTGATATAACATTACCACCTGAACATTGTAAatcataa